The following proteins come from a genomic window of Nitrospirota bacterium:
- a CDS encoding T9SS C-terminal target domain-containing protein produces MKRFMMFFLAVFLIIVYGTLASAAVEGTWTIQSTETTKLKIHGHGSENESQSVTSTWIFQTGGIFDGDDVKGTWSQDGKKFTVSLDTAQLADSIEADLSADGYNTTVTVTTVSFTGKEQKNGTISGKYKFKADIIFNDLATTGTINIKGNFTGSLSQTQIVSGNITEDTTWSGQVLLRGAVFILPPATLTIQPGTTIYGETASIGTLIIAQGAKINAVGTQAAPIVFTSEQPEGLKARSDWGGLIINGNAPLNVPGGIAYGEGDTGVYGGNDPNDNSGTLRYVRVEYAGHEFSPENELNGIAFQGVGAGTTVDHVQVHMNKDDGIECFGGTVNFKYVIVTNIGDDCFDWTDGWQGKAQFLIAQQRGDDADNGFEADNNQENEDYAPRSNPTIYNVTLVGDPTANYGTESDLGMLLRHGTAAKIYNAIVVGFKDKGLEIDHATTFAQAQAGNLIVDNSIFYNCGPGGTLPFSDDSDEKNFTPPFTTEYFATTMMDNNATIDPMLVNPYDHTNPDFRPASGSPAVNGTVPVATPPNDGFFEQVTFIGGVDPDNDWTAGWTVYE; encoded by the coding sequence ATGAAAAGGTTTATGATGTTTTTTCTTGCAGTTTTTTTGATCATTGTTTATGGAACTCTCGCTTCTGCAGCAGTTGAAGGGACATGGACTATCCAGAGTACCGAAACGACAAAGCTGAAAATTCATGGACATGGGTCAGAAAATGAGAGTCAGTCTGTTACATCTACATGGATATTCCAGACTGGGGGAATCTTTGATGGAGACGATGTTAAAGGAACATGGAGCCAGGATGGTAAGAAATTCACTGTTTCTTTAGATACAGCACAGCTTGCAGACTCTATAGAAGCAGACCTCTCAGCAGACGGGTACAACACAACTGTAACTGTCACAACAGTAAGCTTCACAGGCAAGGAACAAAAAAACGGAACCATTAGCGGAAAATATAAATTTAAAGCAGACATAATTTTCAATGATCTTGCCACAACCGGGACAATAAATATTAAAGGTAATTTTACTGGAAGCTTAAGTCAGACTCAAATTGTCTCAGGCAATATAACTGAGGATACCACATGGAGCGGGCAGGTTCTATTAAGAGGTGCGGTATTTATTCTGCCGCCAGCTACCCTTACAATACAACCTGGCACTACAATTTATGGTGAGACAGCATCTATCGGCACATTGATTATTGCACAGGGTGCGAAAATAAATGCTGTTGGAACCCAGGCTGCTCCGATTGTCTTTACCAGTGAACAACCTGAAGGCTTGAAGGCAAGGAGTGACTGGGGAGGATTAATAATTAATGGGAACGCTCCCCTGAATGTTCCTGGAGGAATCGCCTATGGAGAAGGTGATACAGGTGTCTATGGAGGAAATGATCCAAATGATAACAGCGGCACACTCCGTTATGTTCGTGTCGAGTATGCCGGACATGAGTTTAGCCCTGAGAATGAATTAAACGGAATAGCTTTCCAGGGTGTTGGTGCCGGTACAACTGTAGACCATGTGCAGGTACATATGAACAAGGATGATGGTATCGAATGTTTTGGCGGCACAGTGAACTTTAAATATGTAATCGTGACTAACATCGGCGATGATTGCTTCGACTGGACAGATGGTTGGCAGGGGAAAGCACAATTCCTTATAGCCCAGCAAAGAGGAGATGATGCTGACAACGGATTTGAAGCCGATAATAATCAGGAAAATGAGGATTATGCCCCCCGTTCTAATCCTACAATTTATAACGTGACTTTAGTCGGTGATCCGACTGCAAACTATGGCACAGAGAGTGACCTCGGTATGCTCTTAAGACACGGCACAGCAGCTAAGATATACAATGCAATAGTTGTCGGGTTCAAGGATAAGGGACTCGAGATTGACCATGCAACGACTTTTGCACAGGCACAGGCTGGAAATCTTATTGTAGACAATAGTATTTTTTACAATTGTGGTCCAGGTGGGACATTACCATTCAGTGATGATTCTGATGAAAAGAATTTCACTCCTCCATTCACTACTGAATATTTTGCAACTACAATGATGGATAATAATGCAACAATTGACCCGATGCTTGTAAATCCATATGACCATACAAATCCTGACTTCAGGCCAGCTTCTGGTTCACCTGCTGTAAACGGGACAGTTCCTGTAGCTACACCCCCGAATGATGGATTCTTTGAGCAGGTAACATTTATCGGGGGAGTTGATCCAGACAATGACTGGACGGCCGGTTGGACAGTATACGAATAG
- a CDS encoding PAS domain-containing protein, translated as MKRILFKRILFLYLIITPLLVLPLQFYLSSVIKNSYLFNLRENLIIQAHLIAEKIQSVSAEINLDEFCRTYKEKTGSRITIIDNSGRVLGDSDESSRLMENHLNRPEIRDAMISDTGSSIRFSKTISKNFFYLAISVNQEPNRFFLRLSVPLQHIEKAINEIRMKIIVGALLVLFIVIMVGLIQTERITKSIEEITLFSKDVASGNFRKRLFLKEKGELGELGKNINEMAKELSFRLQQSEDEKNKIEAILRNMSDGLLLTDKKGIIILSNDAVARLFGLTSSIEGKTLLETLRKAELMELIEKVIETGDRISLEIEISYPKEIHLVATAAPFSIKSEVTGVVITFHDISRLKKLENIRKDFVANVSHEMKTPVTAIKGFAETLLEGALDEKENARKFIETIKAHSERLNSLVSDLLTLSRIELGDIKIEKTTVNLNEVVDTVFNTLKEKAQKKGLNLEKQIPVELQEIQADRNRFIQILLNLVDNGIKFTEKGGVTVKVQSRNSSLSLRGEAEAISKGEISRSARNDNLINFIEISIEDTGIGIPKKHIPRLGERFYRVDTARSRELGGTGLGLAIVKHLVKAHGWDMVIESVEGKGTTVKIICTVT; from the coding sequence ATGAAAAGGATATTATTCAAAAGAATCTTGTTTTTATATCTTATAATTACCCCGCTTCTCGTTCTTCCACTTCAATTTTATCTTTCGAGTGTTATAAAGAATAGTTACCTTTTTAATCTCAGAGAAAACCTTATTATACAGGCACACCTCATTGCAGAAAAAATTCAATCTGTTTCTGCTGAAATAAATCTTGATGAATTCTGCAGGACATATAAAGAAAAAACAGGTTCCAGAATTACAATCATTGACAATTCAGGGCGAGTTTTGGGAGATTCTGATGAATCTTCACGCTTAATGGAGAATCATCTCAACAGGCCTGAGATAAGAGATGCAATGATTAGTGACACAGGAAGTTCAATTCGCTTCAGTAAAACTATTTCAAAAAACTTTTTCTATCTTGCAATTTCTGTAAATCAAGAACCCAACAGATTTTTTCTGAGGTTATCAGTACCTCTTCAACATATAGAAAAAGCAATAAATGAAATAAGGATGAAGATTATTGTGGGAGCATTGTTAGTTTTATTTATCGTTATTATGGTAGGACTTATACAGACAGAAAGAATTACCAAATCTATTGAAGAGATAACTTTATTTTCAAAGGATGTTGCATCAGGAAATTTCAGGAAGAGGTTATTCCTAAAAGAAAAAGGAGAGTTGGGCGAATTAGGAAAAAATATTAATGAAATGGCTAAAGAGCTTAGCTTTAGACTCCAGCAGAGTGAGGATGAGAAAAATAAGATTGAGGCCATCTTGAGAAATATGTCAGACGGATTATTATTGACTGATAAGAAGGGCATCATCATCCTGAGCAATGATGCTGTAGCAAGACTTTTTGGTTTAACATCAAGTATTGAAGGTAAAACACTGTTAGAGACCCTGAGAAAAGCTGAGTTGATGGAGTTGATAGAAAAGGTTATCGAAACAGGAGATAGGATATCTCTTGAGATAGAAATCAGTTATCCTAAAGAGATTCATCTTGTAGCTACAGCTGCACCATTCAGTATAAAGAGTGAAGTAACAGGAGTGGTTATAACATTCCATGATATTTCAAGGCTTAAAAAACTCGAAAACATCAGAAAAGATTTTGTAGCTAATGTATCGCATGAGATGAAAACGCCTGTTACTGCTATTAAGGGTTTTGCTGAAACACTCCTTGAAGGTGCTCTTGATGAGAAAGAAAATGCACGAAAATTTATCGAAACAATTAAGGCCCATAGTGAACGATTAAATTCACTCGTGAGTGATCTTCTGACTTTATCGAGGATAGAACTTGGGGATATAAAGATTGAAAAGACCACGGTTAATCTTAATGAAGTTGTAGATACTGTGTTTAATACACTCAAAGAAAAGGCACAGAAAAAGGGACTTAATCTTGAAAAGCAGATACCTGTTGAGTTACAGGAAATACAGGCAGACAGGAATCGTTTTATCCAGATACTTCTAAATCTCGTTGACAACGGGATTAAATTTACAGAGAAAGGAGGTGTAACAGTTAAAGTTCAAAGTAGAAATTCCTCTTTGTCATTGCGAGGAGAAGCCGAAGCAATCTCAAAAGGCGAGATTTCTCGGTCCGCTCGGAATGACAATTTGATAAATTTTATCGAAATTTCCATTGAAGATACAGGAATCGGCATTCCCAAAAAACATATCCCTCGTCTGGGTGAACGTTTTTACAGAGTAGATACAGCACGTTCCCGTGAATTAGGGGGAACAGGCCTCGGCCTTGCTATTGTCAAACATCTTGTAAAAGCACACGGATGGGATATGGTTATCGAGAGTGTCGAGGGTAAAGGAACAACAGTAAAGATTATTTGTACGGTTACATAA
- a CDS encoding response regulator, with product MNFQKHILVVDDEVDLIELVSYNLKKEGFIVDSSTDGEGALKKIRKDKYDLIILDLMLPGIQGIELCRILKNDPKTVNLPIIMLTAKGEEVDRVIGLEMGADDYITKPFSPRELIARVKAVLRRFVEKSVTQKVLTIGDLEIDTERYTVSIKGKPVKLSATEFKLLLFLAERKGKVFNRDQLLDAIWRDEAFVEPRTVDVHIRRLRANIEEDPANPKYIKTMRGIGYFFDGK from the coding sequence GTGAACTTTCAAAAACATATACTTGTTGTTGATGACGAGGTAGATCTTATCGAGCTTGTTTCGTATAATCTCAAAAAAGAGGGCTTTATAGTTGACTCATCAACAGATGGTGAGGGTGCTCTCAAAAAGATAAGAAAAGACAAATATGATCTTATCATTCTCGATCTTATGCTTCCAGGAATTCAGGGGATTGAACTCTGCCGAATCTTAAAAAACGATCCAAAGACAGTAAATCTTCCTATAATCATGTTGACCGCAAAAGGAGAAGAAGTTGACAGAGTGATTGGTCTCGAGATGGGCGCAGACGATTATATAACAAAACCTTTTAGCCCGAGGGAACTCATAGCCAGAGTTAAAGCTGTTCTCAGAAGATTTGTAGAAAAATCAGTAACTCAGAAAGTTTTAACAATTGGCGATCTCGAGATAGACACAGAAAGATACACAGTTTCAATAAAAGGTAAGCCGGTAAAACTTAGCGCAACTGAGTTTAAGCTACTTTTATTTCTTGCTGAGAGAAAAGGTAAAGTATTCAACAGAGATCAACTCCTCGATGCAATATGGCGCGATGAGGCTTTCGTCGAACCAAGAACAGTAGACGTACACATCAGAAGGTTAAGGGCTAATATCGAGGAAGACCCTGCAAACCCAAAATATATAAAGACAATGCGTGGTATAGGTTATTTCTTTGACGGGAAGTAA
- a CDS encoding DUF47 domain-containing protein — translation MKVKIFPKDVDFFSIFEKAASNVTHAATLFVGIMEYFSNLEAWAKEVHELEQEGDVYTHDIIRKLNKSFVTPIDREDIHALASRLDDILDLLWNAADRLTVFKLKESTKWGIIMAKDLLATVELVEKAIKKLKDKNYAHIQEYCIEINKLENKMDRGFRDALGHLFDEIKDPILIIKWKEIYEHLEDASDRCEDVANILEAIVLKYA, via the coding sequence ATGAAAGTGAAAATATTTCCAAAAGATGTTGATTTTTTTTCTATTTTTGAAAAAGCTGCGAGTAATGTTACCCATGCAGCTACTCTTTTTGTTGGTATAATGGAATATTTTTCAAACCTGGAAGCCTGGGCAAAAGAAGTGCATGAACTTGAACAGGAAGGTGATGTTTATACACATGATATAATCAGAAAGCTAAATAAATCTTTTGTTACTCCGATTGATCGAGAAGATATACATGCCCTTGCATCAAGACTGGATGATATACTCGACCTACTATGGAATGCTGCTGATAGGCTAACTGTCTTCAAACTTAAAGAGTCAACCAAATGGGGGATCATCATGGCAAAAGATCTCCTCGCTACAGTAGAACTTGTAGAAAAAGCTATAAAGAAATTGAAAGACAAGAACTATGCCCATATTCAGGAATACTGTATTGAGATTAATAAGCTGGAAAACAAAATGGATAGGGGTTTCAGAGATGCACTCGGACACTTGTTTGATGAAATAAAAGACCCGATACTTATTATTAAATGGAAAGAAATATACGAGCATCTTGAAGATGCTTCTGACAGGTGTGAGGATGTTGCCAATATATTAGAAGCTATTGTTCTGAAGTATGCTTGA
- a CDS encoding inorganic phosphate transporter: MLDIVLIVVFLAILFDISNGYNDSANAIATVVSTRVLKPSQAVLLAGFLNVLGAFLTTAVAKTIGKGVVDPKAITEGVVASSLLAGFIWNSAMTRFGLPVSASHALIGGLIGASVSHGGFSILNVQGLKTIFLSLLLSPILGIIFGYCFMKFILALCANLSTCAVNKYFGKLQIVSASFMAFSHGSNDAQKVMGIITLSLISGGYIHSLEVPLWVILACALAMGLGTAIGGWKVIKTMGIKMLKLEPVHGFAAETSATAVILGASHFGLPVSTTHVIATAIMGVGATKRLTAVRWGIGRKIVNAWIFTLPACSIAAWIVYKIVAVFS, from the coding sequence ATGCTTGATATTGTCCTCATTGTTGTTTTTCTCGCTATCTTATTTGACATAAGTAATGGTTATAATGATTCAGCAAATGCTATTGCAACTGTAGTTTCAACCCGTGTCCTGAAACCTTCACAGGCAGTTTTGCTTGCTGGTTTTTTAAATGTCCTCGGCGCATTCCTCACAACTGCTGTAGCCAAAACAATAGGTAAGGGGGTTGTTGACCCTAAGGCGATTACTGAGGGTGTAGTTGCATCATCTCTTTTAGCTGGTTTCATCTGGAATAGTGCAATGACGCGGTTTGGTTTGCCTGTTAGTGCTTCTCATGCACTTATCGGAGGTTTAATTGGGGCTTCTGTATCGCACGGCGGGTTTTCTATTCTTAATGTGCAAGGATTAAAAACAATCTTTTTATCTCTCCTTTTATCGCCTATCCTTGGAATAATTTTTGGATATTGTTTTATGAAATTTATTCTCGCTTTATGCGCTAATCTTTCTACATGTGCAGTAAATAAATATTTCGGTAAACTTCAGATTGTTTCAGCGAGTTTTATGGCATTCAGCCATGGTTCAAATGATGCACAAAAAGTAATGGGCATTATTACACTTTCGCTTATCAGTGGTGGTTACATTCATTCTCTTGAAGTCCCTTTATGGGTAATCCTTGCATGTGCTCTTGCAATGGGATTAGGAACAGCTATAGGTGGCTGGAAAGTGATTAAGACCATGGGCATAAAAATGCTAAAACTTGAGCCCGTGCATGGATTTGCAGCAGAGACATCAGCAACCGCAGTAATTCTCGGAGCAAGCCATTTTGGTCTTCCTGTCAGTACAACCCACGTTATTGCCACAGCAATTATGGGGGTTGGTGCAACAAAAAGATTAACTGCTGTGAGATGGGGTATCGGGAGAAAGATTGTCAATGCATGGATCTTTACCTTGCCTGCATGTTCGATTGCTGCATGGATTGTATATAAGATAGTTGCTGTATTTTCTTAA
- a CDS encoding 3-dehydroquinate synthase, with product MEKITVNLGERSYDIMIGNEILNGIGEQLKSFNLSAKIAIISNSTVSSLYGEQVTDSIRKAGFDLLTVIIPDGEEHKNILTLQQIYSKLLRYKLDRKSALIALGGGVVGDITGFAASTYMRGIAYIQIPTTLLAQVDSSVGGKTGIDHELGKNMIGTFWQPSLVWIDIETLKTLPKRELTAGIAEVIKYGVIYDKELFDFLILNRERILNLDRDAIVYIIKRSCEIKAEVVSKDERESGFRAILNFGHTIGHAIETVTGYKRFLHGEAIAIGMALEARLAEMLNLINSKDASKIKSLIESYGLPFEKPTDIKPNSIFLSMQLDKKAIAGELKFILPQKIGSVLIQKNVPERSIREVLI from the coding sequence ATGGAAAAAATAACTGTTAATCTTGGTGAGCGAAGCTATGATATTATGATAGGAAATGAAATACTAAATGGTATTGGAGAACAACTGAAATCCTTCAATCTCAGCGCGAAAATCGCCATCATAAGCAATTCAACCGTATCTTCACTTTATGGGGAACAAGTAACAGATTCAATCAGGAAGGCTGGGTTTGATCTCCTGACAGTAATTATCCCCGATGGTGAAGAGCATAAAAATATTTTAACGCTTCAGCAGATATACAGTAAATTGCTTAGATACAAACTCGACAGAAAGTCTGCGCTAATTGCGCTCGGGGGTGGAGTTGTCGGAGATATAACCGGTTTTGCTGCATCTACCTATATGAGGGGAATTGCATATATCCAGATTCCTACAACTCTGCTTGCACAGGTTGATAGTTCTGTCGGTGGCAAGACAGGTATTGATCATGAACTCGGGAAGAACATGATCGGCACATTCTGGCAGCCAAGCCTTGTTTGGATTGATATAGAGACTTTAAAAACCCTGCCGAAAAGAGAATTAACAGCAGGGATAGCAGAAGTTATCAAATATGGTGTGATCTATGATAAAGAATTATTTGATTTTCTTATATTAAACAGAGAAAGAATCCTTAATCTTGATAGAGATGCAATTGTTTATATAATTAAGCGTTCTTGTGAAATAAAAGCAGAAGTTGTATCAAAGGATGAAAGAGAATCAGGTTTTAGAGCCATTCTGAATTTTGGACATACTATAGGACATGCAATTGAGACTGTTACAGGATATAAAAGATTTCTACATGGGGAAGCTATTGCGATAGGGATGGCACTTGAGGCACGTCTCGCCGAAATGCTTAATTTGATTAATAGTAAAGATGCTTCAAAGATTAAATCCCTTATTGAATCTTACGGGCTCCCGTTTGAAAAACCGACAGATATAAAACCAAACAGTATTTTCCTTTCCATGCAACTTGATAAAAAAGCTATTGCTGGAGAATTGAAATTCATACTTCCACAAAAAATCGGAAGTGTGCTTATACAGAAAAACGTTCCTGAAAGATCTATTAGAGAAGTATTGATATAA
- a CDS encoding shikimate kinase, protein MKNIVLTGFMGTGKTAVGKELSRLLNMKLIDLDTEIEKAENMTINEIFKQFGEPRFREIETEMVKKLSKYQKSIISTGGGVVLRHENMDILRKKGIIICLKAKPETILKRTSNNTDRPLLQVDNPIKKIKELLNFREPFYEKADIIIDTEDKTPLQIAEEIIDRIKSMRIKWKK, encoded by the coding sequence ATGAAAAATATCGTCCTTACTGGTTTCATGGGAACAGGAAAGACTGCTGTTGGGAAAGAACTCTCACGCCTTCTTAATATGAAATTAATTGATCTGGATACAGAAATAGAAAAGGCAGAGAATATGACAATAAATGAAATATTTAAACAATTCGGGGAACCAAGATTTAGAGAAATAGAAACAGAAATGGTAAAAAAACTTTCTAAATATCAGAAAAGCATAATTTCTACAGGAGGTGGGGTAGTATTAAGACATGAAAATATGGATATATTGAGAAAAAAAGGAATTATTATATGCTTGAAGGCAAAACCAGAAACAATTCTGAAAAGGACAAGCAATAATACTGACAGGCCGTTACTTCAGGTTGATAATCCTATTAAAAAGATAAAAGAGCTTCTAAATTTTAGAGAACCATTTTATGAAAAAGCTGACATTATAATAGATACAGAAGATAAAACCCCTTTACAGATTGCAGAGGAGATAATAGATAGAATTAAAAGCATGAGGATTAAATGGAAAAAATAA